From the genome of Vigna angularis cultivar LongXiaoDou No.4 chromosome 11, ASM1680809v1, whole genome shotgun sequence, one region includes:
- the LOC108332543 gene encoding membrin-11, which produces MLELRLSQIVVQIAEEAESLRASLDKYNLRHQKRMREANERAELLGRANGDFAHVLRIFHEEAQALHSVRASAPELENASAIGEANPFFNKWSKENA; this is translated from the exons ATGCTTGAGCTTCGTCTGTCACA AATAGTGGTACAAATAGCTGAGGAGGCTGAATCACTAAGAGCAAGTTTGGATAAATATAACTTACGGCATCAGAAACGGATGAGAGAAGCTAATGAGAGAGCAGAACTATTGGGACGAGCT AATGGGGATTTTGCTCATGTTCTAAGAATTTTTCATGAGGAGGCACAGGCATTACATTCAGTTCGCGCCTCTGCCCCGGAACTAGAAAATGCAAGTGCAATTGGGGAAGCCAATCCTTTCTTCAATAAATGGTCAAAAGAGAACGCTTGA